One stretch of Candidatus Bathyarchaeia archaeon DNA includes these proteins:
- a CDS encoding uroporphyrinogen-III synthase → MVQPHLTLKGKTIAITRPRGQAEKEATIIREMGGVPYFLPTIEIRTPNNDVPTKNVIDALTERKFDYVIFMSVNGVTHIRDAAQRMKKLTGLKAGLSECWVVAVGPRTAQELQANGIRVDAVPSTYTSEGVLELLKLRGVKGKRVCIPRTSAASPALNEALVMLGAFVEEVYVYESALPGDDGLAVRFLADLSARRVDAIVFGSSMCVRNLLDMVNAGASVLYFVELLNREAVVVAIGPVTAKTLLELGIKVDVVPDKHLFEDALVALARYWACSSC, encoded by the coding sequence ATGGTTCAACCCCACCTAACCCTAAAAGGAAAAACCATAGCCATAACTCGACCACGTGGGCAGGCAGAAAAAGAAGCCACAATTATACGGGAAATGGGTGGCGTACCCTACTTTCTGCCTACAATAGAAATTAGGACCCCCAACAACGATGTCCCCACAAAAAACGTTATTGATGCTCTAACGGAGCGCAAATTTGACTATGTCATTTTCATGAGCGTCAACGGTGTAACCCACATTCGGGATGCTGCACAGCGTATGAAAAAGCTAACCGGGCTGAAAGCTGGGCTTAGTGAGTGTTGGGTTGTTGCGGTTGGTCCACGGACTGCGCAGGAACTTCAAGCCAACGGAATTAGGGTTGACGCTGTTCCTTCAACTTATACTTCAGAGGGCGTTTTGGAGCTTCTTAAGCTTCGCGGCGTTAAGGGTAAACGTGTGTGTATTCCTCGCACTTCTGCAGCAAGCCCAGCTTTAAATGAGGCACTGGTTATGCTTGGGGCGTTTGTGGAGGAGGTTTACGTGTACGAGTCTGCTCTTCCAGGTGACGATGGCTTGGCGGTGCGGTTTTTGGCTGATTTGTCGGCAAGGCGTGTTGACGCCATTGTCTTTGGCAGTTCAATGTGTGTTAGGAACCTGTTGGATATGGTGAATGCGGGGGCATCGGTGCTATACTTTGTTGAACTGTTAAATCGTGAAGCTGTTGTGGTTGCTATTGGTCCCGTGACCGCAAAGACTTTGCTTGAGTTAGGAATTAAAGTTGATGTGGTGCCTGATAAGCATCTTTTTGAAGATGCACTGGTGGCGTTAGCCCGTTATTGGGCGTGCTCGTCCTGTTGA
- the cobA gene encoding uroporphyrinogen-III C-methyltransferase: MVIGKVFLVGAGSGDPKLLTLKAAELLQTAEVVIYDRLVSEEIISLIPDSAEKIYVGKEAGNHVVPQEKITALLVEKALAGRNVVRLKGGDPFIFGRGGEEAEALAENHVVFEVVPGVSSAVVAPMYAGIPLTHRDFASSVAIVTGHQAGEDARVVNWSQLAGAVDTIVILMGIESLPSTTQTLLEGGLDSSTPVAIIERGTSKRQRTVLGTLESIAKEAQTQKVQPPAVIVVGKVVNLGRKLSWFNPT, translated from the coding sequence ATGGTGATTGGTAAAGTTTTCTTGGTCGGCGCTGGGTCAGGCGACCCAAAACTTTTGACGCTTAAGGCCGCTGAACTGTTACAAACTGCCGAAGTCGTCATTTATGACCGACTGGTCAGCGAAGAAATCATCAGCCTCATCCCCGATAGCGCAGAAAAAATCTATGTCGGTAAAGAGGCAGGTAATCATGTGGTGCCGCAGGAAAAAATCACTGCTTTGCTGGTTGAGAAGGCGCTGGCTGGGCGGAACGTTGTTCGGTTGAAGGGTGGGGACCCTTTTATTTTTGGCAGGGGCGGCGAGGAAGCGGAAGCTTTGGCAGAAAACCATGTCGTTTTTGAGGTGGTTCCTGGTGTTTCTTCGGCTGTTGTTGCGCCTATGTACGCTGGGATTCCGCTTACGCATCGGGATTTTGCTTCTTCGGTTGCCATCGTTACAGGGCATCAAGCGGGCGAAGATGCGAGAGTTGTTAACTGGAGTCAGCTGGCAGGGGCGGTTGATACGATTGTGATTCTCATGGGCATCGAATCCTTACCATCCACAACCCAGACGCTGCTGGAGGGCGGCTTAGATTCATCCACACCTGTAGCTATCATTGAGCGGGGAACTTCTAAACGCCAGCGAACCGTTTTGGGTACCCTTGAATCAATTGCAAAAGAGGCGCAAACGCAAAAAGTGCAGCCCCCAGCAGTTATCGTTGTTGGCAAAGTAGTTAATTTAGGCAGGAAACTTTCATGGTTCAACCCCACCTAA
- the hemB gene encoding porphobilinogen synthase produces MSFPSVRLRRLRRTPAMRSLMNKTVVNPSDLIHPLFVDETATAPISIQAMPGCFRLPLDQVVEDVRQATEQDVSAVMLFGVPAKKDATGSGAFADDGIVQQATRRLKNAFGDELVVITDVCLCEYTRHGHCGVIKDGDVENDQTLTLLQKTAVSQAQAGADMVAPSAMMDGQVQAIREGLDDAGFDQTAIMSYAVKYSSSFYGPFREAADSTPKFGDRKSYQMSYGNPSEALREAELDIDEGADIIMVKPALAYMDIVSLVKSRFHVPVAAYNVSGEYAMIKAAAQNGWIDEKAAALEVLTGLKRAGADLIITYFAKDVKTWLNQQR; encoded by the coding sequence ATGAGTTTTCCCTCAGTTAGACTGCGCAGGCTTCGCCGAACACCCGCAATGCGGAGCCTCATGAACAAAACCGTGGTTAACCCAAGCGACTTGATTCATCCCCTGTTTGTAGATGAAACAGCTACGGCGCCAATTTCCATCCAAGCGATGCCTGGCTGCTTTAGACTACCCCTTGACCAAGTGGTTGAGGACGTTAGACAAGCAACGGAACAGGACGTGAGCGCGGTTATGCTTTTTGGTGTGCCCGCGAAAAAAGATGCGACAGGTTCAGGAGCTTTTGCAGACGACGGCATTGTTCAGCAGGCAACCCGCAGGCTCAAAAACGCGTTCGGAGACGAGTTGGTCGTAATTACGGATGTTTGCCTCTGCGAATACACCCGCCACGGACACTGCGGAGTAATCAAAGATGGCGACGTGGAAAACGACCAAACATTGACGCTTCTGCAGAAAACTGCCGTCAGCCAAGCCCAAGCGGGCGCTGACATGGTGGCGCCTTCCGCCATGATGGATGGACAAGTGCAAGCAATACGCGAAGGCTTAGACGATGCAGGGTTTGACCAAACCGCCATAATGTCCTACGCCGTAAAATACTCCTCCAGCTTCTATGGACCCTTCCGCGAAGCAGCCGACTCCACACCCAAGTTTGGCGACCGAAAAAGCTACCAAATGAGCTATGGCAACCCAAGCGAGGCTTTGCGGGAAGCAGAACTGGACATCGACGAAGGCGCCGACATAATCATGGTAAAGCCTGCCCTCGCCTACATGGACATAGTTAGCCTAGTCAAATCCAGATTCCACGTGCCTGTTGCGGCCTACAACGTGAGCGGCGAATACGCAATGATTAAAGCTGCAGCACAAAACGGTTGGATAGACGAAAAAGCAGCGGCTCTTGAAGTTCTAACTGGACTCAAACGGGCTGGCGCTGACCTCATAATAACCTATTTTGCTAAGGATGTGAAGACATGGTTGAATCAGCAGCGATAG
- a CDS encoding bifunctional precorrin-2 dehydrogenase/sirohydrochlorin ferrochelatase, whose protein sequence is MLVDLKVDGKYVVVVGGGLESYRKTSDFLEAGAHILVVSESFSEGIATLHDQGKIQLQQKKVYDAQAFFDQLIPKPDLLVAVTSNPDLNAALVSYAKSVGCMVYAPQDPRASDFNLPATAKVGDVRIAISTSGKSPAMASVLRKRIEQTILPEDLLQIKLQDQMRRLLKAKFSDQRLRRKVLYDIIQDSAVQALLQQGNFDGAKEKATQIAEAQITLKEIPK, encoded by the coding sequence ATGCTTGTTGACCTCAAAGTTGACGGAAAATATGTCGTCGTAGTTGGAGGCGGCTTGGAAAGTTATAGGAAAACCAGCGACTTCTTGGAGGCAGGCGCACATATCCTTGTCGTCAGCGAATCCTTTTCAGAAGGCATAGCAACCCTGCATGACCAAGGAAAAATTCAGCTTCAACAAAAAAAAGTCTACGACGCCCAAGCTTTCTTTGACCAACTCATACCTAAGCCTGACCTGCTGGTTGCAGTTACCAGTAACCCTGACCTTAATGCCGCGCTTGTAAGCTACGCTAAATCCGTTGGGTGCATGGTTTACGCCCCCCAAGACCCCAGGGCAAGTGACTTCAATCTTCCCGCCACAGCTAAGGTTGGCGACGTAAGAATCGCCATTTCGACCAGCGGCAAAAGCCCTGCCATGGCAAGCGTTTTGCGGAAACGAATTGAGCAAACAATCCTGCCTGAGGACCTGCTTCAAATAAAACTGCAAGACCAGATGAGGAGGCTTCTGAAAGCAAAGTTTTCCGACCAAAGACTGCGCCGAAAAGTGCTCTATGACATAATTCAGGACTCCGCGGTTCAGGCGCTTTTGCAGCAGGGCAACTTTGATGGGGCTAAAGAAAAAGCCACCCAAATCGCGGAGGCACAAATCACTTTAAAGGAGATACCGAAATGA
- a CDS encoding AAA family ATPase — MNHRIGLVYVPGALPCFEMFGNLPTDLVHADGTVDGKSASTMLDMLIIPGGSLVESQTTKGKIEREVLKMAEAGKFVLGVCSGFQILSRGTDIGRLSAVPIVRDGCGLLDATFEPLICTDQVKATVVGASCLTDQVGAEVAGFHCHTYGKITLHQNAKPILVSHTKRLNYRNDSQNLISGVASREGNVVGVIMHSLLDQNPPIVQGIAKSLDITDAELLKIRAANAQLQKKMKSEVGISSSVFTGIASQKTPRSLLVTALASGSGKTLVITGLAGALKKRGYNVGVVKVGGDIRDIVPALYLIKEPVKSYSSIKIGPSGWTAPPEAVHGASKDYDFVLIEGAMSAFTGLLMDNAQKPSATAEVAAALGVPTVLVVGCEKEGIEGALVSSLSYINLLRCMGVKIVGVILNKVRMSYLTDEIRELLKQAFANAHVELLGIVPRINLEGRGAIPEVEIRYEEFGAKAVELAESSINLDEIVSLAAPTAQTTLDYRAFMDSFKTALEKNPSFKMAKGGFKADAC, encoded by the coding sequence CTTATCATCCCCGGCGGCAGCCTCGTTGAATCCCAAACAACAAAAGGCAAAATTGAGCGGGAAGTTCTGAAAATGGCAGAGGCAGGCAAATTCGTGCTGGGCGTATGCTCAGGCTTTCAGATTCTGTCTCGCGGAACCGACATCGGACGCCTCTCCGCAGTGCCAATTGTTCGAGACGGGTGTGGTTTGTTAGACGCAACTTTTGAGCCCCTGATTTGCACGGACCAAGTGAAAGCCACCGTGGTTGGGGCAAGCTGTTTAACCGACCAAGTGGGCGCAGAAGTGGCGGGGTTTCACTGCCACACCTACGGCAAAATTACACTTCACCAAAACGCTAAGCCTATCCTTGTATCTCATACAAAACGCCTCAACTACCGCAATGACTCCCAAAACCTCATTTCAGGTGTTGCCAGCCGTGAAGGCAACGTAGTGGGCGTCATTATGCATTCTTTACTTGACCAAAACCCTCCAATAGTGCAGGGGATAGCCAAGTCGCTGGACATAACCGACGCGGAGCTCTTGAAAATCCGTGCTGCAAACGCGCAACTGCAGAAGAAAATGAAAAGCGAAGTCGGCATATCCTCAAGCGTCTTCACTGGCATCGCATCCCAGAAGACCCCTCGAAGTTTGCTGGTGACCGCTCTGGCTAGTGGTTCAGGAAAAACATTGGTTATCACAGGGTTGGCGGGTGCCCTAAAAAAACGAGGCTACAACGTTGGCGTGGTTAAAGTTGGGGGCGACATACGAGACATTGTGCCTGCCCTGTACCTCATCAAAGAACCCGTCAAAAGCTACTCTTCCATAAAAATCGGGCCAAGCGGCTGGACCGCCCCCCCAGAAGCAGTACATGGCGCAAGCAAAGATTACGACTTCGTTCTAATCGAAGGCGCCATGAGTGCCTTCACGGGGTTGCTGATGGATAACGCCCAGAAACCGAGCGCAACTGCTGAGGTCGCCGCGGCTTTGGGGGTGCCGACAGTTTTGGTTGTAGGTTGCGAGAAGGAAGGCATCGAAGGCGCCCTGGTCAGCAGCCTCAGTTACATAAATCTTCTACGCTGCATGGGCGTAAAAATCGTGGGTGTCATCCTAAACAAGGTGCGCATGAGTTACTTAACCGACGAAATCCGAGAGCTTCTGAAACAGGCTTTTGCAAATGCCCATGTCGAGTTGCTTGGGATTGTTCCCCGCATAAACTTGGAGGGACGCGGTGCAATCCCCGAAGTGGAAATCCGCTATGAGGAATTTGGCGCCAAAGCTGTTGAACTTGCGGAAAGCTCCATAAACCTTGATGAAATTGTCAGCCTCGCGGCACCAACTGCGCAAACCACATTGGATTACCGCGCGTTTATGGATAGCTTCAAAACTGCTCTGGAAAAAAACCCGAGCTTCAAAATGGCTAAAGGAGGCTTCAAAGCGGATGCTTGTTGA
- the hemL gene encoding glutamate-1-semialdehyde 2,1-aminomutase: MVESAAIVRQNKSAALFERAKKVLSGGVNSPVRAFQPNPFFVTHAQGSRLYGADAEPYLDYCMSYGALLLGHANPEIANAVKEQLLKGTIYGVPTEQEIAFAEQLQTLYPSLEMLRLVNTGTEATMHAIRAARGFTQRKKIVKFEGCFHGSHDNVLVKAGSGAATLGVPTSLGVPEETTQNTLVLPYNSCEALEEVFRREGDQIAAVITEPVMGNAGLILPNRDYLTYLRKITRENGAVLIFDEIITGFRLALGGAQEYFNIKPDLTTLGKVLGGGFPLAAFGGKKEIMQNISPAGQVYQAGTFSGNPISVSAGTALLSLLKHNHQEVYPALEKGCSELKSALVDSAANYHTDAQVYNLASMFQIFFTAQPVYDMTTAKSSNVQKFHAYFCELLRQGVFIPPAQFETCFLSTAHTPDDLNSTIAAFDKALHAASKTDGSN; encoded by the coding sequence ATGGTTGAATCAGCAGCGATAGTTAGGCAAAACAAATCTGCGGCTCTGTTTGAGCGTGCCAAAAAAGTTCTCTCGGGAGGCGTAAACAGCCCGGTTCGTGCCTTCCAGCCAAACCCGTTCTTTGTCACTCACGCCCAAGGTTCACGACTTTACGGCGCAGACGCGGAACCCTACTTAGACTACTGCATGTCCTATGGCGCCTTGTTACTTGGACACGCAAACCCCGAAATTGCAAACGCAGTTAAAGAGCAGTTGCTGAAGGGAACAATTTACGGCGTCCCAACTGAGCAGGAAATTGCCTTTGCAGAACAGCTTCAAACCCTTTATCCAAGTTTGGAGATGTTGCGGCTTGTTAACACAGGAACCGAAGCAACCATGCACGCAATCAGAGCAGCCCGCGGCTTCACCCAAAGAAAGAAAATTGTCAAGTTTGAAGGCTGCTTCCACGGCTCCCATGACAACGTTCTTGTGAAAGCAGGTTCAGGAGCGGCAACTCTTGGGGTTCCCACTTCACTTGGCGTCCCAGAGGAAACCACCCAAAACACCCTCGTTTTACCCTACAACAGCTGCGAGGCATTGGAAGAGGTATTTAGGCGGGAAGGCGACCAAATAGCTGCAGTCATCACTGAGCCAGTCATGGGCAACGCAGGGTTGATTCTGCCCAACCGAGACTACTTAACTTACCTAAGAAAAATAACTCGGGAAAATGGGGCAGTTTTGATTTTTGACGAAATCATTACCGGCTTTAGGCTCGCACTTGGAGGCGCCCAAGAATACTTTAACATAAAACCGGACCTGACAACCCTTGGAAAAGTGCTTGGCGGCGGCTTTCCACTTGCTGCTTTTGGGGGCAAAAAAGAAATCATGCAGAACATTTCTCCTGCAGGACAAGTTTACCAAGCCGGAACTTTTAGCGGCAACCCCATTTCAGTTTCTGCAGGAACCGCCCTTCTGTCTCTCCTGAAGCATAACCACCAAGAGGTATATCCTGCGCTGGAAAAAGGCTGCTCTGAATTAAAAAGCGCCCTTGTAGATTCAGCGGCTAACTACCACACAGACGCGCAGGTCTACAACCTTGCATCAATGTTTCAGATATTCTTCACCGCCCAACCCGTCTACGACATGACAACCGCAAAATCCTCAAACGTCCAAAAATTCCACGCGTACTTCTGTGAACTACTACGGCAAGGCGTGTTTATTCCGCCTGCCCAATTTGAAACCTGTTTCCTTTCCACAGCTCACACTCCAGACGACTTAAACTCCACAATCGCCGCATTTGACAAAGCATTGCATGCAGCATCAAAAACCGATGGGAGCAACTAA
- the hemC gene encoding hydroxymethylbilane synthase codes for MKFTVGTRGSKLSKMQTEQFLEELKRAHPDVEFDLKIIKTLGDTENAKPLFTIDSRGIFEKEIDQALIDGEVDFAVSSLKDVPTVEAAGTVVAAVPKRASPCDVLISKDRLHFNELKRGAVIGTGSLRRLAQVKLLRPDLEVQPIRGNVDTRIRKVESGEVDGVIVAEAGLQRMGLAVRISERFPLSLFPSAPGQGALAVVARRDDSPTIKFLQTVEHWQTRAEVTAERTLMLQLGGGCRVPIGAVGVASETGLSLRGVMFTLDGQSKIEAFASGKINEAEQLGKTVAASLEKQGAKKIELQWREKYGDW; via the coding sequence ATGAAGTTTACCGTTGGCACCCGAGGCAGCAAACTCTCAAAGATGCAAACTGAGCAGTTCCTAGAAGAACTCAAACGGGCTCATCCAGATGTGGAGTTTGACCTAAAAATAATTAAAACGTTGGGTGACACAGAAAACGCTAAACCCCTCTTCACCATAGACAGCCGAGGCATTTTCGAAAAAGAAATCGACCAAGCACTTATTGACGGAGAGGTTGACTTTGCTGTTTCCAGCCTTAAAGATGTCCCCACGGTGGAGGCAGCCGGCACAGTTGTTGCAGCAGTACCCAAGCGGGCTTCACCATGTGATGTGCTCATATCCAAAGACCGCCTTCACTTCAACGAGCTCAAAAGAGGTGCAGTTATTGGCACAGGAAGCCTCCGAAGACTTGCTCAAGTCAAACTTTTACGCCCCGACCTTGAAGTTCAACCCATCCGAGGCAATGTTGACACCCGCATACGTAAAGTTGAAAGTGGCGAAGTTGACGGCGTTATCGTGGCAGAGGCGGGGCTTCAACGGATGGGGCTGGCAGTCAGGATTTCTGAGCGGTTTCCGTTGAGTCTGTTTCCGTCGGCTCCAGGGCAGGGCGCTTTAGCCGTAGTCGCCCGAAGAGATGACTCCCCAACCATAAAGTTTCTGCAGACTGTTGAGCACTGGCAGACACGGGCGGAAGTAACCGCTGAACGCACCCTCATGCTGCAGCTTGGCGGAGGCTGCCGCGTTCCCATAGGCGCCGTTGGCGTAGCAAGCGAAACTGGGCTGTCGCTTCGCGGTGTCATGTTCACTTTGGATGGGCAAAGCAAAATTGAAGCGTTTGCCTCAGGAAAAATCAATGAAGCCGAACAATTGGGCAAAACCGTGGCGGCAAGCCTCGAAAAGCAGGGTGCCAAAAAGATTGAGTTGCAATGGAGAGAAAAATATGGTGATTGGTAA